A window of Rhododendron vialii isolate Sample 1 chromosome 13a, ASM3025357v1 contains these coding sequences:
- the LOC131314037 gene encoding LOW QUALITY PROTEIN: histone H2AX-like (The sequence of the model RefSeq protein was modified relative to this genomic sequence to represent the inferred CDS: substituted 2 bases at 2 genomic stop codons) encodes MSFTIASKGGRTKPKASKSVARSPKAALQFPVSKTAHSIKADKYSERVDATPVYLSVVLEYFAAEMLELVGKATRNNKKNXIVLRHIXLTVRNDEDLSKVLGTVTIANSGNFAKHSSEPVAEKVGKGKGKIGSASQDNRLCRIMEDMELFLLSGQFRDPDTPCQAPHPLVDPEYFINISFGQSGNCRLRIGKLDATICK; translated from the exons ATGAGTTTCACAATTGCATCCAAAGGAGGTAGAACCAAGCCCAAGGCCTCCAAATCGGTCGCTAGATCTCCCAAGGCTGCCCTCCAATTTCCTGTCAGTAAAACTGCTCATTCCATCAAGGCCGACAAATACTCCGAGCGTGTCGACGCCACCCCTGTCTACCTCTCTGTCGTCCTTGAATACTTTGCTGCCGAG ATGCTTGAACTAGTTGGGAAAGCCACAAGGAACAACAAGAAGAATTAGATAGTTCTGAGGCATATATAGCTAACGGTGAGAAATGACGAGGATTTGAGTAAGGTATTGGGGACGGTCACAATTGCAAACAGTGGCAATTTTGCCAAACATTCATCAGAACCTGTTGCTGAAAAGGTTGGGAAAGGGAAGGGTAAGATTGGATCCGCGTCACAGGATAATCGACTTTGTAGAATCATGGAAGACATGGAACttttt CTCCTGTCGGGCCAATTTAGGGATCCCGATACACCCTGTCAGGCACCTCACCCGTTGGTAGATCctgaatatttcataaacattagCTTCGGTCAG TCCGGAAATTGTCGGTTGAGGATTGGAAAGTTGGACGCCACGATATGCAAGTGA
- the LOC131313114 gene encoding uncharacterized protein LOC131313114 — MVFFVQNLKPTSLLLSYFPFSLFQQRYISLSQLGEATSGLPKMPSASSSVSDLSLDSSLCLPPPSVDPTPQHQQHRTTSLGISFSNPKPVTVNQKSSLERDSSVSFSFLMPTIQSPNYVIQEQSVYVRCRNSRCMSANEEVFLA, encoded by the exons ATGGTATTCTtcgttcaaaatttgaaacccacGTCACTCCTTCTCTCTTACTTTCCCTTCTCCCTCTTTCAACAACgatatatctctctctcacaattgGGAGAGGCGACATCAGGGCTCCCAAAAATGCCATCAGCTTCGTCCTCGGTGTCCGACCTCTCTCTCGACTCATCTCTCTGTCTTCCTCCTCCCTCCGTCGACCCAACACCACAACACCAGCAGCATCGCACCACCTCTCTAGGTATCTCTTTCTCAAACCCGAAACCCGTAACCGTAAATCAGAAGTCTTCCTTGGAGAGAGATTCTTCTGtctccttttcctttctaaTGCCCACAATCCAATCTCCCAATTATGTTATTCAA GAACAGTCGGTGTACGTGAGGTGTAGGAACAGTCGGTGTATGTCAGCCAACGAAGAGGTATTTCTTGCATAA
- the LOC131313097 gene encoding receptor-like serine/threonine-protein kinase SD1-8 — protein MGTKYSHHHGSSSSSVLSLYYTITLSLLPILSLSLDTITPTQPLTSNQTIVSAAAAFELGFFSPNNSDYWYLGIWYNQIPTKTIVWVANRDNPLTNSSSATLKINQDGNLVLADYSSQQNPIWSTNFKAASSNTVAQLLDDGNLVVRIENDDDPANYLYQSFDHPTDTLLPGMKLGWDSKTGLNRMLTSWKGTDDPSTGAYSFEMDVSGLPGIYLWNGKVIDYRSGPWNGLRFSGVPEMNTSDVLTFSFVTDANEVTYSFGVTDKSLYSRLIVNSSGVLQRYTWIETSRVWNLFWYAPDDQCDNYKECGVFGVCDTNNSPVCECLNGFEPRNQQAWDLRDGSEGCVRVSGLECHSDGFLRLEDMKLPESSTAFVDRSMGRGECEKMCRENCSCTAYASADIRGGGSGCVIWSGDLVDMRQYAAAEGGQDLFVRVSAADSRSVGSKTKAVKTGKIVGIMVGGVVLLLGLFILWKKKRKQRVLKEQTDHRGSHERSTQSQLLSEGVRVSKRDFSGERSTTDDLELPLFDFSTMAMATDNFCHENKLGQGGFGIVYKGLLVEGQEIAVKRLSKNSGQGVEEFKNEVRLIARLQHRNLVRLLGCCVEIDEKILVYEYMENKSLDSVLFNKERCSLLDWQRRFNIICGIGRGLLYLHQDSRFRIIHRDLKASNILLDREMNPKISDFGMARIFGGDQTEADTMRVVGTYGYMAPEYAMDGHFSVKSDVFSFGVLVLEIVTGKKNRGFYSPNQQINLLGHAWRLWREGKGLELLDPSVGKLYIAAEVLRCIQVGLLCVQERAEDRPTMSSVVLMLSSESASLSQPKNPGFCMLRHHGETDSSSSRQDESCTLNHVTVTILDGR, from the exons ATGGGAACCAAGTACTCACACCACCAcggctcctcctcctcctctgttctctctctctactacaccataacactctctctcctcccaatcCTCTCCTTATCCCTCGACACCATCACCCCAACACAGCCTCTCACCTCCAATCAAACCATCgtctccgccgccgccgctttCGAACTGGGCTTCTTCTCGCCGAACAACTCCGACTACTGGTACCTAGGCATCTGGTACAACCAAATCCCTACCAAAACCATCGTCTGGGTCGCCAACAGAGACAACCCCCTAACAAACTCCTCCTCCGCAACCTTAAAAATCAACCAAGACGGCAACCTCGTCCTCGCCGACTACTCCTCGCAACAAAATCCAATTTGGTCGACGAACTTCAAGGCCGCCTCTTCGAACACCGTGGCGCAGCTTCTGGACGACGGAAACCTCGTCGTACGGATCGAAAACGACGATGATCCCGCGAACTATCTCTACCAGAGCTTCGACCACCCGACGGACACTCTCTTACCGGGTATGAAACTGGGGTGGGATTCGAAGACCGGTCTGAATCGGATGCTAACATCATGGAAAGGAACCGATGATCCTTCAACCGGAGCCTACTCATTCGAGATGGACGTGAGCGGGTTGCCGGGGATATACTTGTGGAACGGCAAGGTGATCGATTATCGGAGCGGGCCGTGGAATGGGCTGAGGTTCAGCGGCGTGCCGGAGATGAACACGAGCGACGTCTTGACGTTCAGTTTCGTCACGGATGCAAACGAGGTGACGTATTCGTTCGGGGTGACCGACAAGTCTCTGTACTCGAGACTGATAGTGAACTCGTCCGGGGTTCTACAGAGGTATACTTGGATCGAAACGAGCCGGGTATGGAACTTGTTCTGGTACGCGCCGGATGACCAATGCGACAACTATAAGGAATGCGGGGTTTTCGGCGTCTGCGACACTAACAATTCTCCCGTTTGCGAGTGTTTGAACGGGTTCGAGCCGAGGAACCAGCAGGCGTGGGACTTGAGGGACGGGTCGGAGGGGTGCGTCAGGGTGTCGGGGTTGGAGTGTCATAGCGATGGGTTTTTGCGCTTGGAGGACATGAAGTTGCCGGAGAGCTCGACGGCgttcgttgatagaagtatggGAAGGGGGGAGTGTGAGAAGATGTGCCGGGAGAACTGCTCGTGCACGGCGTACGCGAGCGCGGACATCAGGGGAGGGGGGTCCGGGTGCGTGATTTGGAGCGGGGATTTGGTGGATATGCGGCAGTACGCCGCGGCGGAGGGCGGGCAGGACCTGTTTGTTAGGGTCTCGGCTGCTGATTCAA GGAgcgttggatcgaaaaccaaGGCAGTGAAAACTGGGAAAATTGTTGGCATTATGGTTGGTGGTGTTGTTCTTCTATTGGGACTATTCATTttatggaagaagaagagaaagcaaaGGGTACTGAAAGAACAGACAGATCATAGAG gtTCTCATGAGAGAAGTACTCAAAGTCAGTTATTAAGTGAAGGGGTTCGGGTGAGCAAAAGAGATTTCTCTGGTGAAAGAAGTACAACAGATGATTTAGAGCTACCATTATTTGACTTCAGTACCATGGCAATGGCTACCGACAACTTCTGCCATGAAAATAAACTAGGACAAGGTGGTTTTGGCATTGTTTACAAA GGTTTGTTGGTAGAAGGCCAAGAAATCGCCGTGAAAAGACTCTCAAAGAATTCTGGGCAAGGAGTAGAAGAATTCAAGAACGAGGTTAGGCTGATAGCCAGGCTTCAACACAGAAATCTTGTTCGCCTCCTCGGATGCTGCGTTGAGATTGATGAAAAGATTTTGGTATACGAATACATGGAAAACAAAAGCCTTGACTCCGTTTTATTCA ATAAAGAGAGATGCTCATTGCTAGATTGGCAGAGGCGCTTCAACATCATTTGTGGGATTGGTCGAGGACTTCTTTATCTTCACCAAGACTCTAGATTTAGAATCATCCATAGGGATCTCAAAGCAAGTAACATTCTACTCGACAGAGAAATGAACCCAAAAATCTCTGACTTTGGCATGGCCAGAATTTTCGGTGGAGATCAGACCGAAGCAGACACTATGAGAGTCGTTGGCACATA TGGTTACATGGCTCCTGAATATGCAATGGATGGGCACTTCTCAGTGAAATCCGATGTCTTCAGTTTCGGTGTGTTAGTATTAGAGATAGTAACTGGTAAAAAGAACAGAGGATTTTATAGTCCGAATCAACAGATTAACCTTCTTGGACAT GCATGGAGGCTATGGAGAGAAGGGAAGGGGTTAGAACTACTGGACCCTTCGGTTGGCAAATTGTATATCGCGGCTGAGGTGTTGCGATGCATACAAGTCGGGCTCTTATGCGTCCAAGAGAGAGCGGAAGACAGGCCGACCATGTCATCTGTGGTCCTCATGTTAAGCAGTGAAAGTGCTTCACTGAGCCAGCCTAAGAATCCCGGGTTTTGCATGTTAAGGCATCATGGGGAGACAGATTCGTCGAGTAGCAGGCAAGATGAATCGTGCACGTTGAATCATGTCACCGTTACAATACTAGACGGCCGGTGA